One window of the Shimwellia blattae DSM 4481 = NBRC 105725 genome contains the following:
- the rpsE gene encoding 30S ribosomal protein S5, whose protein sequence is MAHIEKQAGELQEKLIAVNRVSKTVKGGRIFSFTALTVVGDGNGRVGFGYGKAREVPAAIQKAMEKARRNMINVALNHGTLQHPVKGTHTGSRVFMQPASEGTGIIAGGAMRAVLEVAGVRNVLAKAYGSTNPINVVRATIDGLENMKSPEMVAAKRGKSVEEILG, encoded by the coding sequence ATGGCTCACATCGAAAAACAAGCTGGCGAACTGCAGGAAAAGCTGATCGCGGTAAACCGCGTATCTAAAACCGTTAAAGGTGGTCGTATTTTCTCCTTCACAGCTCTGACTGTAGTTGGCGATGGTAACGGTCGCGTTGGTTTTGGTTACGGTAAAGCGCGTGAAGTTCCAGCAGCGATCCAGAAAGCGATGGAAAAAGCCCGTCGCAATATGATTAACGTCGCGCTGAACCACGGCACCCTGCAGCACCCGGTTAAGGGTACTCACACGGGTTCTCGCGTGTTCATGCAGCCGGCTTCCGAAGGTACCGGTATCATCGCCGGTGGTGCAATGCGCGCCGTTCTGGAAGTCGCTGGAGTTCGTAACGTTCTGGCTAAAGCGTATGGTTCCACCAACCCGATTAACGTGGTTCGTGCAACTATCGATGGTCTGGAAAATATGAAATCTCCGGAAATGGTCGCTGCCAAGCGTGGTAAATCCGTTGAAGAAATTCTGGGGTAA
- the rpmD gene encoding 50S ribosomal protein L30: MAKTIKITQTRSAIGRLPKHKATLLGLGLRRIGHTVEREDTPAVRGMVNAISYMVKVEE, encoded by the coding sequence ATGGCAAAGACTATTAAAATCACTCAAACCCGCAGTGCAATCGGTCGTCTGCCGAAACACAAGGCAACGCTGCTTGGCCTGGGTCTGCGTCGTATTGGCCACACTGTAGAACGCGAGGATACTCCTGCGGTCCGCGGTATGGTTAACGCGATTTCCTACATGGTTAAAGTTGAGGAGTAA